CATCAACCTCTGAGCGCACCCCGAACAGGAGAAACGACCATGACGAAGACCCAGATCGCTGCCGAACTCGCCACCCTCGGGATCGTCCTCACCGCATCGCAGATCAAGAAGGCGTCGCTCGCGGACCTCCAAGCCCAACTCGACGCCGCCCGCAAGCCGAAAGCCGCCCGCAAGCCGCGCGCCCTGGGCCCGCACGTCTTCTGCAAGCCGTCGGGCGACCCGAAAGCCGTCCGCGCAGGTTCCAAGAAGCACATCCTGCTCGCCGCACTCGAGAAGGGCGCGAGCTTGGACGACCTGATGACTGCGACGGGCTGGCAGAAAGGCGTCGTGCAGTCAGCCTTCCAGTACGACGTGAAGATGACCGGGTTCGGCGTCGAGCGTCGCGCGGACGGCCTCTACTACCTCATCTTCCCCAAGAACCTGAAAACCATCCCGGTCGCGACTCCCGACGTGTCGCGCACGGATGCGCTTGTCGCGGCTTGTCGCTGAACCCCCACCAACGGAGTACCTACCATGACCCTTTCCGAATTGATCGCCACCCTCCAGGACCTCGCGAACGACTGCGACGGACACGACCCCGAGGTGCGCATCGCGCAGCAACCGTCCTGGCCGTTCGAGTACCGTCTTTCTGAGGCGGTCCTCGTTGACCTTGACGCGGACGACCATGAACCCCCGCACCCCACGACGACCTACGGCGAGCCTCGCCTCTTCGTCTACCTCGGTGAGGGTGGGCAAATTGGCTACCTGCCAGGCGCGGCGAAAGACGCGCTCGGCTGGTGATGTAGCCACCCACGACGACCCGAAGACAGGGCCCGGCACTTGCCGGGCCCTTTCGATTCCAGACCCCATCAACGGAGAACCACGCGATGCTTGACGACTCAGACAACCTTTTCCTGAAATCCGACTTCCACTTCGCCGCGCGCATTGCGCAAAGCAGGATCGACGCAATCGACGCGAGCCCTCGGTTACACTGGGCCGTGACTGTCCAGGGCCTCGACGCGCCCTTGACGTTCGACACCCACCCCGATCATGCGCAGATCATCGCTGCCGCGCGTGACGCAGGCGTCTATGGCTTCGTGCGCGTGTTGCGTGTCGGGGTCGGTCAGAAGCGGCCCCGGCCTCTGCTGCTCATGCCGTGGCAGCGGGTCAGGTCCTGACGCGACCGAGAATTTGGACAACGTAGCGAGGCGGCCCTCGGGGCCGCCTCATGTCGTTTCAGGACCTGATCTGCGCTTTGCGGTAGAAGTCGATAAGAGCGGAAAGGACGCTGTTGACCATTCGCAGGTCCTCAGGTTTGTTCAGCTCCGCCCAGCCCCACCCAGTCGCGTCCGTCACATCCGAGCCGTTACAGAACTCCCAGTTGCCTTCCGGGGTCTCGTCGAGGTAATAGGTGGCGCCGTTGCAGATGTCAGTCAGAACGTCGACCGCGTCCTGTTCGATGACCAGTCTTCCCATGGTAGTTCTCCTTTGTTGCCGACCGCGCGCCATTGCGCGGCGGCTAGGAGGAGAGAAAGGATGGCCGGGTGCTGTTTCATGAGCACCTTCTACCCCAGGGAATCACCGCGAGTCAAGGGCTAAGTATCTGTTACCGCTCAGCGTTTAAACGCACGAGGTCCGCATCGCAGCAGCGCGTCGCTCGCTGGGGTGTCGTGCGCTGCCCCATCATGGAAGGCGCGACCAGGTGCTCCCCCAGCGCTCGCGCAGCTCTCTTGGGGCTCTTGGCGTCGGCTCGTGTTGTCATGCGTGGAACCGCTGAACGCTTACCAGCGATCTGCGGTTCTTACCCCCAATATCCCGCAAGCTGGGCGGTCTCGAACCGCGCGGGCTGGAAGTGCGTCTCGCCGATCAGGGCCAGGGTGAGCGCCGAGAACCTGTCTGCGTGATGCCCACGCCCCCCAGCCTTGAGGGTCAGGTTGCCCGCCGACGTTTCTGCGTACTCGACCGACTGGATTTCCGACATAAGGGCCTGCTTTTCACGTTCGGGCAGACCGCCTGCGATGCGCAGTGTTCCGTTCTGGAGGCAGACGGCTGCGTTCTCGAACAGGACCTGCTTGCTGACGCGCGCGAGGTTCCCCTTCCTGCTGAACGTCGCGCCCGCAGTGATCGACACGGACAGGGCCGGTATCTTGGCCGCATGGAACATGGAGGTCAGGGGCGCGCCGAGGCCCGTCGCGTCAAAGGTAAGGTGCCAGTTCTTGAGCTTTTGCAGCTTCTGGCCGACCCATTCGACCACGTCGGTGGCCTCGTCCAGCCGCGCCGTCTCGCTGTAGACGACGACGTAGTCAGGCGGCGTCAGGGCCTGCTGCCACCCGCGACCCGTCATGTAGGGCCTCGACTCCGCCCGGATGATCACGAGCGCCGACGGGTCATCCCCACGGCCCCCAACGTCGAGGCCGACGGCGAGCCGCCTGAACCCGATCTTCTGGTGCCCAGCGCCTGCGGGGTCTGCGTTGGTAGGCAGGACGAGTCGCCCGCCGTCGAGTTCAACAAGTTCGCCTGGAATCACAGACACAGCGCTTCCTCCGTGTTGTTCATGCTCTGCTCCAGGACTTTCCAGGACAGAAGCGACTCGCCCGAACCGACCCACTCGCACAGGTGCTCGCGGCGGAATTTCATGTCAGGCATGGTGCGGCGGTCGAACTCGATCTGTTCCAGCCGTTCGGGCCTGTTCGTTTCCATCGAGACGGCCTTGATCCGTCGCACGTCGGCCTGGGATTCCCAGGTCTCATAGAAGTAGCCTGTTCGCGTCCCGTTCGGGGTGGACAGGAGCAGGATGCGCCCCGTGCTCTTGCGCATCGGAAAGAATGCAAGCAGGGCCTCGTCAGGGGTGATGAAACATGCCTCGTCCCCGAGGATCGTGTCCGCCGTCATACCCCGCGCCTGATCCGTAGCCGGGACCACGACGATTCTGCCCCCATGTCGCGGGTGTGCTTCCAGTTCGGTCTGTGTCTGGCGCACGATGGGCGGACAGAACGGGTCCGCGTGCTTGAAGGCAAGGATGCGACGGAAAAGCTCCGTCGATTGGCGCAGTGACGGCGCGGTCAGAACGACCGTCTTGCCCTTTGAGAAATCATCATAGGCTAGGCAGCCGCAGGTCGTGCTCTTTCCCGACTGCCGCCCGACGAGGGTCAGGACGAGCTTGTCCGTCTCGTTCTGGATAGGGTCTGTGCGCAGCAGGCGCTCTTGCCACGGGTCAGGTTCCCCGATGACCGACCGAAACCGCTGGACAGGGTCCAGTGCGACCGTGATGCCGCTCAGAAAGTCGCGAACGTCGGGGGAGAAGCTCACCGCGCAAGGCTCCTCGGTTCGATCACCTTGAGGTGCCCCATGCGCTCCAGGAAGTCGGCTTTCGCCTCGGGGTGGCGGTCGAGCACCTCGATCATGACGCGACGCAGTTCCAGGAAGGCGGGGCTCTCGTGCAAGGCGAAGTGCACCTCCACCTTGCGCGACAGCTTGCCTTGGAGGTCAGCCAGCGCCAGGAGCGATTGCCGCAGTTCCTTGAGGGTCCCGAGTTGCAAGACCCGGTCTTCGTCGCCCTTCGCGTCGGACAGTAGGGTCTTGAGTTCGCGCAGCAGCCATTTCACGTCCTGCTGCACGTCGTCACCGAGTTCGTTGACGACCTCGGCGTTCTGGATCGCGGCTTTGACTTTGGCCTCGTGGTAGTGCTTCGCCAGGATTTCCAGGCGTTCTTCTTCCGTGACCCGCGACATGTAGCGACCGACCGTTGTCTCGGAAATCTTCAACTCCCGCGCGACCCCGGTCATTGTCATCCGGCCGAGGACGACCGCCGCGACCAACTTGTCGCGGCGGGCCTTCGGAAGCTGGTCGATGACCGTCTTCCCGGCTGGGGTGTTCGGGGCCATCAGTCAGCGATGATTTCGAGGGGGATGCCCAGGCGCTCGGCCTCAGCTTTCGCCGCCCGATACGACTGCACGTCGCGCGCGTCGGATTTCTTCAAGCGGACAGACGTCGGCCCGCCCGACTTGGGCTGGAAGGTCCCGTCCTTGTCGAGCCGGGCGCGCTGCTGGCTGTCTGCTGCCGCGACCAGGCGGTCGAGGGCGTCGAGTTCGCGGGTCTTCGCCAGCTTGTCCAGCAACTCGTCGTTCTTCTTGAGGACGCCGCCAATCTGCTCTTCGACCTGTTTTTGAAGGGCAGGCAGGATGGCCTCGGCCACTTTCGGGCCCAGGGCAGCGATCAGGGCGGCTGCTTGCTTGTCGTTGTCGTTCTCGGTGGTCATGCGTGTCTCCATCGTGACAGAAAAGAGCGGGCCCTTTCAGGCCCGCCCTTGGTTGCGTTTTCCATCACACAAAGGAGCAAAGGCCTAACCCCGCGACGTGATCATGGACGCCTGCCGCGTCACGCCGCAACGCTGGATTGAGGTACTTTAAGCCTCCACCTCGTGTCGTCGCGTTCGATCATACGCCGCGCTTCGAGCGACCGCAGGAGGTTCAGGATTCGGTCCTGGCCGACGTCCCCATCTAGGGCGAAGACGAGCTCCCGGACGGTGAGCGCGTCGGCATGCAACGCGTCCAGGAGCCGCTTTTCTGCGGACGGTGGGGCGGGCGGTTTCTTTGGCTTTGGGGCGGGTGGCGGCCCGAGAAGATCGACACCTGCGCGACACCACTCGCCCCGTCGCACGCGACGGACGAGGCCCTTGTCTTTCAGGT
Above is a window of Roseinatronobacter sp. S2 DNA encoding:
- a CDS encoding terminase large subunit domain-containing protein — translated: MSFSPDVRDFLSGITVALDPVQRFRSVIGEPDPWQERLLRTDPIQNETDKLVLTLVGRQSGKSTTCGCLAYDDFSKGKTVVLTAPSLRQSTELFRRILAFKHADPFCPPIVRQTQTELEAHPRHGGRIVVVPATDQARGMTADTILGDEACFITPDEALLAFFPMRKSTGRILLLSTPNGTRTGYFYETWESQADVRRIKAVSMETNRPERLEQIEFDRRTMPDMKFRREHLCEWVGSGESLLSWKVLEQSMNNTEEALCL